A single genomic interval of uncultured Desulfobulbus sp. harbors:
- a CDS encoding response regulator, producing MVLSPLFADLVDPVGELNTLLSHLTQETDNLLFFCLNQSGKHVASQGFPLTSDEAIAAIEEQEQQSSEQHFLLQNHPYFLLAVPDLQGYVLATPIPPKATDANLWATTVIRLAVRLFLAHRETTETVNRLRIQKKQFDRKSAVLEKKFQDIMAENEQNYLKIQEQQRSYSERLQAEIRQQTAELRTAKKAAEAANIAKSEFLAAMSHEIRTPMNGIIGFTDMLLDTGLDAEQEEFAQTIKRSADALLSLINDILDFSKVEAGKLDLECINFDPEITAQDVCDLIRPKVASRPIEVLCRIDDALPANVMGDPGRYRQVLVNLMGNSAKFTKKGELELAISVDGETEDTISLHARIRDTGIGIPQEKLESIFEAFRQADGSTTREYGGTGLGLSICRKIAGLMDGQVWAESEMGAGSTFHFTATLKKSPEQKLKNFKKISLVGKRVLVVDDNLTNLSIVQHILKTAGLSVVALQDSAQVDPNLQQAIAENTLPDLIILDIQMPSPDGYTLAWRIRHEMRETAHIPLLAYTSSTERNAQRCRDAGFDAFLTKPTRREILFKTIEKLIAAEQPAAVPHIQEQFITQYSVREEIKQSVRILLVEDNPVNQKLAALILNKAGYLVEVANNGRRAVDAFAQQPESFDLILMDIQMPEMDGLEATKELRSRGFTAIPIIAMTANAMKGDREICLEAGMNDYITKPVKREIIFEIIEKWLHRELGR from the coding sequence ATGGTTCTGTCACCCCTGTTTGCCGATCTCGTCGACCCGGTTGGAGAACTCAACACCTTACTCAGCCATCTTACACAGGAAACGGACAACCTCCTCTTTTTCTGCTTGAACCAATCGGGAAAACATGTTGCCTCCCAGGGTTTTCCCCTGACCTCCGATGAAGCTATAGCCGCCATTGAAGAGCAGGAACAACAATCTTCCGAGCAGCACTTTCTCCTCCAAAATCACCCCTATTTTTTGTTGGCTGTGCCCGATCTCCAGGGCTACGTTCTCGCTACCCCGATTCCGCCAAAGGCAACGGATGCCAATCTCTGGGCTACCACCGTTATTCGCCTGGCGGTCCGTTTGTTTCTCGCCCATAGGGAAACAACGGAGACCGTCAATCGTCTCCGTATCCAAAAAAAACAGTTTGACCGCAAATCCGCTGTGTTGGAAAAAAAATTCCAGGACATCATGGCGGAAAACGAACAGAATTATCTAAAGATCCAAGAACAGCAACGGAGTTACTCCGAGAGATTGCAGGCGGAAATTCGCCAACAGACAGCGGAACTACGCACGGCAAAGAAGGCGGCCGAAGCGGCCAATATCGCCAAGAGTGAATTTTTGGCAGCCATGAGTCACGAAATTCGCACGCCGATGAACGGTATCATCGGATTTACGGATATGCTTCTGGATACAGGCTTGGATGCCGAACAGGAGGAGTTCGCGCAGACAATTAAGCGCAGTGCCGATGCCCTGCTCTCACTGATTAACGATATTCTCGATTTCTCGAAAGTTGAGGCAGGGAAACTTGATCTTGAGTGTATCAATTTTGACCCTGAAATCACCGCCCAGGATGTCTGCGACCTTATCAGGCCCAAGGTTGCTTCGCGTCCCATCGAGGTTCTTTGCCGAATCGACGACGCCCTCCCGGCCAACGTCATGGGGGATCCCGGCCGTTACCGGCAGGTACTGGTCAACCTCATGGGCAACTCAGCAAAATTTACCAAGAAAGGTGAATTAGAACTGGCAATATCCGTTGATGGCGAAACCGAAGATACCATTTCCCTGCACGCACGGATCCGCGACACAGGTATCGGTATTCCCCAAGAAAAATTGGAGTCCATATTCGAGGCCTTCCGCCAAGCGGATGGATCCACCACTCGAGAATACGGAGGTACCGGCCTGGGTTTATCCATTTGCCGTAAAATTGCAGGACTCATGGATGGCCAGGTCTGGGCCGAAAGTGAAATGGGTGCTGGAAGTACCTTTCATTTCACAGCCACCCTGAAAAAATCCCCTGAACAGAAACTGAAAAATTTTAAAAAAATCTCTCTTGTTGGCAAGCGTGTTCTGGTTGTCGATGATAACCTCACCAACCTGAGCATCGTCCAACACATCCTCAAGACTGCCGGGCTCAGCGTTGTTGCACTCCAGGACAGTGCACAGGTAGATCCCAACCTGCAGCAGGCAATAGCGGAAAATACCCTGCCGGACCTTATCATTCTTGATATCCAGATGCCGTCTCCCGATGGCTACACCCTTGCCTGGCGCATTCGGCACGAGATGCGCGAAACAGCCCATATCCCCCTCCTTGCCTATACCTCGTCAACGGAAAGAAATGCCCAACGATGCAGGGATGCCGGATTCGATGCCTTTCTCACCAAACCCACCAGACGCGAAATTCTCTTTAAAACCATCGAGAAACTTATTGCCGCCGAGCAACCTGCCGCTGTGCCCCACATACAGGAACAGTTTATTACCCAGTACAGTGTTCGTGAGGAGATCAAACAATCTGTGCGAATACTGCTGGTTGAAGACAACCCCGTCAATCAAAAGCTCGCAGCCCTTATTCTCAACAAGGCAGGCTACCTGGTGGAAGTGGCCAACAACGGTCGAAGGGCCGTTGATGCCTTTGCCCAACAACCGGAGAGTTTCGACCTCATTCTCATGGATATTCAGATGCCGGAAATGGATGGGCTCGAGGCAACAAAAGAATTACGTTCCCGTGGTTTTACCGCCATTCCTATCATAGCCATGACAGCAAACGCGATGAAGGGTGATCGTGAAATATGTCTGGAAGCAGGAATGAATGATTACATAACCAAACCGGTAAAAAGAGAAATAATTTTTGAAATCATTGAAAAATGGCTGCACAGGGAACTGGGAAGGTAA
- a CDS encoding HDOD domain-containing protein, with protein MSPAEKLIDKFKKIRTLPHIVTRLVQLVNDEESTLQDFEEVIRQDPALVARLLTLVNSSYFGLTRKVDSISRAVALLGMKNLHNIAVTDAIQGMLRSNSGSTEFSPQRLWLHSAASGICCKMIAERIFSINGDDAYLCGILHDIGLIVEMEADQETFLQLIDQLVPDGPSILEVEQDLFCTDHGQIGYLLSKEWRIPDAIAEAIRDHHHLNGPIPPQSPTGILQMSEYIIQQLNFPAIKEGLPCSLAPGLASHIHENVEEYKVLAEDLPDELEKTQKMYGG; from the coding sequence ATGTCACCAGCCGAGAAACTGATTGATAAGTTTAAAAAAATCAGAACATTACCTCATATTGTCACTCGGCTGGTTCAACTGGTAAATGATGAAGAGTCCACCCTCCAGGATTTTGAGGAGGTCATTCGCCAGGACCCGGCGCTGGTAGCCCGCCTCCTGACCCTGGTCAACAGCTCCTATTTCGGTTTAACCAGAAAAGTTGATTCCATCTCCAGGGCCGTGGCGCTGCTGGGCATGAAAAACCTGCATAACATCGCCGTTACCGATGCGATACAGGGGATGCTGCGGTCAAATTCGGGATCCACTGAATTCTCACCACAACGCTTGTGGTTGCATAGCGCCGCCTCGGGTATCTGCTGCAAAATGATTGCGGAGCGAATTTTCTCCATCAACGGTGACGACGCCTATCTCTGCGGCATTCTGCACGACATTGGACTCATCGTCGAAATGGAGGCGGATCAGGAAACCTTTCTCCAACTTATCGATCAACTGGTTCCGGATGGCCCCTCCATCCTTGAGGTCGAACAGGACCTGTTCTGCACCGATCATGGACAAATCGGCTATCTGCTCTCAAAAGAGTGGCGCATCCCCGATGCCATTGCCGAAGCCATTCGGGACCATCATCACCTCAATGGACCAATCCCTCCCCAATCCCCAACAGGTATCCTGCAGATGAGTGAATACATCATTCAGCAGTTGAATTTTCCTGCGATCAAAGAGGGACTCCCCTGCAGCCTGGCACCGGGCCTAGCATCACACATTCACGAAAATGTGGAAGAATACAAGGTGCTTGCCGAAGACCTCCCTGACGAGCTCGAAAAAACGCAGAAGATGTATGGTGGTTAA
- a CDS encoding molybdenum cofactor biosynthesis protein MoaE, producing the protein MDISKTIAEMKKRPDFTENVGMILIHNGTVRGWSRGDHADVVGLETTVDTEKVEQLRQEYLERPGIYDIIIEARSGKFLPGDDLLFIIVAGDLREHIKPVLAELLDRIKSEAVTKKEIKK; encoded by the coding sequence ATGGATATCTCCAAAACCATTGCAGAAATGAAGAAACGCCCTGATTTTACTGAAAATGTCGGCATGATTCTCATCCATAACGGCACGGTTCGTGGATGGTCTCGCGGCGATCATGCCGACGTTGTCGGACTTGAAACGACCGTTGATACCGAAAAAGTTGAACAATTACGCCAAGAATACCTTGAACGACCTGGAATCTATGACATAATAATTGAAGCCCGTTCCGGTAAATTTCTTCCTGGCGACGACCTTCTTTTTATTATCGTTGCCGGTGACCTTCGTGAACACATCAAACCGGTTCTTGCGGAACTGCTGGATCGTATTAAATCTGAGGCTGTCACCAAAAAGGAAATAAAAAAATAA
- a CDS encoding transglycosylase SLT domain-containing protein — translation MLYKFLRCHQDWKKLVLVVFAPILLLQLEAATTVHAGPTFPLYPCIQKNVRFWEAIYGRYTTRQGIIHDAEDLGRIYSVVDLVDWKLPLASLINENRIKGEKDRIRSILASLASGRPPQTADARRIAALFPPKRHTNFLGARDNIRLQLGQKDRFLEGVVRSGRYLHQFRKTFAQYGLPQELAYLPHVESSFNPKAFSKAGAAGLWQFTRGTGSDYLSITPLVDERYDPYLATDAAARLLRDNYRALGSWPLALTAYNYGRAGMLRAVHEHGSYERIFSLYDGGYFKFAARNFYSEFIAALRVAKMWERNGTLRKEAPEVLTTSRLRTATPLSRLLAQTGLSREHFIRLNPALQKPILDGGQPVPRGYLVRIPGKAQTKNARIARKPSPKPARSPQKIAYIVQRGDSITSIARKFKISPQTVLAANKQQRVVRTGEKLLLPQVN, via the coding sequence ATGCTCTACAAATTTCTGCGCTGTCATCAGGATTGGAAAAAACTTGTTCTTGTCGTTTTTGCTCCAATCCTCCTCCTCCAGCTTGAAGCAGCAACAACGGTCCATGCCGGGCCAACCTTTCCGCTGTACCCGTGCATCCAAAAAAACGTCCGTTTTTGGGAAGCCATTTATGGCCGGTACACAACCCGTCAGGGCATCATTCACGATGCCGAGGATCTGGGGAGAATCTACAGTGTGGTCGATCTGGTCGACTGGAAACTTCCGCTGGCATCCCTGATTAACGAAAACAGGATCAAGGGAGAAAAAGACCGCATTCGATCCATTCTGGCATCTCTGGCCTCGGGAAGACCGCCGCAAACCGCCGATGCCAGACGTATCGCCGCGCTCTTCCCCCCCAAACGCCACACCAACTTTTTAGGGGCTCGCGACAACATCCGTTTGCAACTTGGCCAAAAAGACCGCTTTCTCGAAGGCGTCGTCCGTTCAGGACGCTACCTGCATCAATTCCGCAAAACCTTTGCTCAATACGGTCTGCCCCAGGAACTGGCCTATCTGCCGCATGTGGAATCATCGTTTAACCCCAAGGCGTTCAGTAAAGCGGGCGCGGCTGGCCTGTGGCAATTCACCCGAGGGACCGGCAGCGACTACCTGTCGATCACCCCCCTGGTGGATGAACGCTATGATCCTTACCTGGCAACCGATGCAGCTGCTCGCCTGTTACGGGACAACTACAGGGCCTTGGGATCCTGGCCTCTGGCTCTGACCGCCTATAACTACGGTCGAGCCGGCATGCTCAGGGCTGTTCATGAGCACGGCAGTTACGAACGGATTTTTTCTCTGTACGATGGCGGATATTTCAAGTTTGCCGCACGCAATTTCTATTCGGAATTTATCGCCGCCCTGCGTGTGGCCAAAATGTGGGAGCGAAATGGAACGCTGCGCAAGGAGGCGCCAGAAGTACTGACGACCTCGCGGCTACGGACAGCTACCCCCTTGAGCAGGCTGCTTGCGCAAACCGGTCTTTCTCGTGAACACTTTATACGCCTGAACCCGGCGCTGCAGAAGCCGATCCTCGACGGCGGGCAACCGGTTCCACGTGGGTACCTGGTGCGAATCCCGGGAAAAGCACAAACCAAGAACGCCCGCATCGCCCGCAAGCCATCACCAAAACCAGCCCGCTCTCCTCAAAAAATTGCCTATATCGTGCAGCGAGGAGATTCCATCACCTCCATTGCACGAAAGTTTAAAATTTCTCCACAAACCGTCCTGGCCGCCAATAAACAGCAACGCGTTGTTCGAACCGGAGAAAAGCTCCTTCTTCCCCAAGTGAACTGA
- a CDS encoding 8-oxo-dGTP diphosphatase: protein MPEEIYSPIIGTLGYILSPDGRQTLLVHRNARKTDQHLGKYNGLGGKMRSDEDVITCMRREIYEESGLECTALQLRGTINWTGFGPHGENWLGFIFLISQFCGVAKTSNEEGTLAWFAVSEIMELPMWEGDRFFLPLVFDKDPRIFHGYMPYANGKPLDWRYERF, encoded by the coding sequence ATGCCAGAGGAAATCTACTCCCCCATAATCGGAACACTCGGCTATATTCTCTCCCCCGATGGCCGACAGACGCTCCTGGTGCATCGCAACGCCAGGAAGACGGACCAGCATCTAGGCAAATATAACGGGTTGGGCGGCAAGATGCGTTCGGATGAGGATGTCATCACCTGTATGCGCCGCGAAATTTACGAGGAGTCGGGTCTGGAGTGCACCGCGCTGCAGCTGCGTGGCACGATCAACTGGACGGGGTTCGGTCCGCATGGGGAAAACTGGCTGGGGTTCATCTTTTTGATTAGTCAATTTTGCGGTGTGGCGAAAACAAGCAATGAAGAGGGAACGTTGGCATGGTTTGCCGTTTCCGAGATCATGGAGCTTCCCATGTGGGAGGGGGACAGATTTTTCCTGCCGCTTGTCTTTGATAAGGATCCGCGGATTTTTCATGGCTATATGCCTTATGCAAACGGAAAACCCCTTGATTGGAGGTATGAGCGTTTTTGA
- the zapB gene encoding cell division protein ZapB, with amino-acid sequence MEYSAEMARLEEFVEKLLNKYNSLKLEYHTLQEVLRQRESECTELKSKVLELSAERSEVGNKVSGLLDRIEQWENDQMTTELSSKQQSGEFQATSEENESRMKTY; translated from the coding sequence ATGGAATACAGTGCAGAGATGGCTCGGTTAGAGGAGTTTGTTGAAAAATTATTGAACAAGTACAACTCGTTAAAGTTAGAATATCATACCTTGCAGGAGGTTTTGCGCCAGCGTGAGAGTGAATGTACCGAGTTGAAGAGCAAGGTTCTCGAACTCAGCGCCGAGCGCTCCGAGGTCGGCAACAAGGTTTCCGGATTGCTGGACCGTATCGAGCAGTGGGAAAATGACCAGATGACCACCGAGCTTTCATCGAAGCAACAATCCGGCGAGTTTCAGGCAACATCGGAAGAAAATGAGAGCAGGATGAAAACCTACTGA
- a CDS encoding cell division protein ZapA, whose translation MEERLVRFTLFGQEFTFYSDASEDEVDAVIALLREELEGGQIFNRSTVPSSKMLVLGCLRITAKYIHLQREHARYRQVQEEAVAALIEKILPAVDPPI comes from the coding sequence ATGGAGGAGCGACTTGTACGATTTACGCTGTTTGGGCAGGAGTTTACCTTTTACAGCGATGCCAGCGAAGATGAGGTGGACGCGGTCATTGCGCTGTTGCGGGAGGAACTGGAAGGAGGGCAGATATTCAATCGAAGCACAGTGCCGTCCAGTAAAATGCTCGTCTTGGGATGTCTCCGTATAACGGCGAAATACATCCACCTGCAGCGCGAGCATGCCCGGTACCGTCAGGTCCAGGAAGAGGCCGTTGCGGCACTCATAGAAAAAATTTTGCCAGCTGTTGACCCCCCAATTTAA
- the rny gene encoding ribonuclease Y, protein MELNVTTLLLALVNLVAGLAVGILLRKRLVEGNQKNIALQGRQIIENAISEAEQIKKEALLQAKEEAFQIKQEADRELKASRQELKDDQRRLNRKFDEIQREFQILEEKQVSLKYREERLEVNEADVALQQKQLDSLVDEQRYKLEQIAGIDRDEAKVQLMQSIESEARMECAKRLSRIENEMKIEADRKGKNILALAIARYAGDYVADKTVSMVPLPNEEMKGRIIGREGRNIRAIEAATGIDIIIDDTPEAVILSGFNPIRREVARLALEQLISDGRIHPARIEEVVQKVAEDLEVGIRESGEQATFDVGAHGMHVELINLIGRLKYRTSYGQNILQHSLEVAFLCGVMAAELGLDVKKAKRAGLLHDIGKAVDHEVEGSHAIIGRDLAKKYGEADDIVYAIGAHHEDQPPKSVLDVLVQSADALSGARPGARKEMLQSYVKRLEDLENIANNFKGVDKSYAIQAGRDLRIIVDSQKVTDDEATLLSRDIAKAIEEQLTYPGQIRVTVIRETRAVEYAK, encoded by the coding sequence ATGGAACTCAACGTCACAACGTTACTGTTGGCCTTGGTGAACCTTGTCGCCGGCTTAGCTGTTGGTATCCTGCTGCGTAAACGGCTGGTCGAAGGCAACCAGAAAAATATTGCCCTGCAAGGGCGGCAGATCATAGAAAATGCCATCAGTGAGGCTGAGCAGATAAAAAAGGAGGCCCTGCTTCAGGCCAAGGAAGAGGCCTTTCAGATTAAGCAGGAGGCGGATCGCGAGTTGAAGGCAAGCCGTCAGGAACTCAAGGACGATCAACGCCGCCTCAACCGTAAATTCGATGAAATTCAACGGGAATTTCAGATCCTTGAAGAAAAACAGGTCAGTCTCAAGTATCGCGAAGAAAGGCTGGAGGTCAACGAGGCAGATGTGGCCTTGCAGCAGAAACAACTTGATTCCCTTGTTGACGAACAGCGCTACAAACTGGAGCAGATTGCCGGCATCGATCGCGATGAGGCAAAGGTGCAGCTGATGCAATCCATAGAAAGCGAGGCGCGGATGGAATGCGCCAAACGGCTTTCCCGGATTGAAAACGAGATGAAAATCGAGGCTGATCGTAAAGGGAAAAACATTCTCGCTCTGGCGATCGCCCGTTATGCAGGCGACTATGTTGCCGACAAAACCGTCTCCATGGTCCCGTTGCCCAACGAGGAAATGAAGGGCCGTATCATTGGCCGTGAGGGGCGCAATATTCGCGCCATCGAGGCGGCTACCGGTATTGATATCATCATCGACGATACTCCCGAGGCGGTCATCCTCTCCGGATTCAATCCGATCCGGCGCGAGGTGGCCCGGTTGGCACTTGAGCAGCTCATCTCCGACGGTCGTATCCATCCGGCCCGTATCGAGGAGGTCGTACAGAAGGTTGCCGAAGATCTCGAGGTGGGGATCCGTGAATCCGGTGAGCAGGCGACCTTTGATGTCGGTGCCCACGGCATGCACGTTGAGTTGATCAACCTCATCGGTCGGTTGAAATACCGAACCAGTTATGGCCAGAATATCCTGCAGCATTCTTTGGAGGTGGCCTTTCTCTGCGGCGTGATGGCTGCAGAACTCGGCCTGGATGTGAAAAAGGCCAAACGAGCCGGCCTGCTCCATGATATCGGCAAAGCAGTTGACCATGAGGTCGAAGGCTCGCATGCGATCATCGGTCGTGATCTTGCCAAGAAATACGGCGAAGCAGATGATATCGTGTATGCTATCGGCGCCCACCATGAAGATCAGCCGCCCAAATCCGTCTTGGACGTCCTGGTTCAGTCGGCGGACGCACTCTCCGGTGCTCGGCCCGGTGCCCGCAAGGAGATGCTGCAGAGCTATGTAAAACGCCTCGAGGATTTGGAAAATATTGCCAATAACTTTAAAGGGGTGGATAAGTCCTACGCCATTCAGGCAGGCCGCGACCTGCGCATCATTGTTGACAGTCAAAAGGTGACCGACGATGAGGCGACCTTGTTGAGCCGTGATATTGCCAAGGCCATTGAAGAACAGTTGACCTATCCCGGCCAGATCCGGGTAACGGTGATCCGTGAAACCAGAGCAGTTGAATACGCGAAGTAG
- the tyrS gene encoding tyrosine--tRNA ligase, which produces MKSVEEQIALIERGAVDFHSREDLVKKLTRSLETGKPLTIKAGFDPTAPDLHLGHTVLIQKLRHFQLLGHEVNFLIGDFTGLIGDPTGKSETRPPLTPDDVKRNAETYKEQVFKILDPEKTKVVFNSTWLGQLTSYDMIRLASELTVARMLERDDFKKRFESNRPISIHEFLYPLIQGYDSVAMEADVELGGTDQLFNLLMGRDLQRSRGQEPQVVLTMPLLEGLDGVNKMSKSLGNYIGISEAADSIFGKIMSISDDLMFRYYELLSDLSMDEVRSLKRKMEQGEIHPKTVKVELAKEMVARFHSAEAAEEAERNFEQVFARHELPDEIEEVEIAESAEPVWIPKLLLDAGMVKSTSDGRRMIQQNAVTVDGEKVEDINATIACQGSVLLKVGKRRFCRVLFT; this is translated from the coding sequence ATGAAGTCGGTTGAAGAGCAGATAGCCCTTATCGAACGGGGCGCCGTGGATTTCCATTCCAGGGAAGATCTTGTCAAGAAGTTGACCAGATCCCTGGAGACAGGCAAGCCATTGACGATTAAAGCCGGATTTGACCCGACGGCTCCCGATCTTCATCTCGGTCATACGGTCTTGATCCAGAAATTGCGTCATTTTCAGCTGTTAGGTCATGAAGTCAACTTCCTTATCGGTGATTTTACCGGCCTGATCGGCGATCCGACCGGCAAGTCGGAGACCCGGCCGCCGTTGACGCCCGATGATGTGAAACGCAATGCCGAGACCTACAAAGAGCAGGTCTTTAAAATCCTTGACCCGGAAAAGACCAAGGTGGTGTTCAACTCCACCTGGCTTGGGCAGTTGACCTCCTATGACATGATCCGTCTGGCCTCGGAACTCACTGTTGCCCGCATGCTGGAACGCGACGATTTTAAAAAACGGTTCGAGTCCAACCGGCCGATTTCCATCCACGAGTTTCTCTACCCACTGATTCAGGGCTATGACTCGGTTGCCATGGAGGCAGATGTGGAACTCGGCGGCACCGACCAGCTGTTCAACCTGCTGATGGGGCGTGATCTGCAACGCAGCCGTGGTCAGGAGCCGCAGGTTGTATTGACCATGCCGCTTCTGGAGGGGTTGGACGGCGTCAACAAGATGAGCAAATCGCTGGGCAACTATATCGGAATTTCCGAGGCGGCCGACAGCATCTTCGGCAAGATCATGTCGATCAGTGACGATCTCATGTTCCGCTACTATGAACTGCTCAGCGATCTCTCCATGGATGAGGTGCGTTCTCTGAAAAGGAAAATGGAGCAGGGCGAAATCCATCCCAAAACGGTCAAGGTGGAACTGGCCAAGGAGATGGTTGCCCGCTTTCATTCAGCTGAAGCCGCCGAGGAGGCAGAGCGCAATTTCGAGCAGGTTTTCGCCCGCCATGAACTGCCCGATGAGATCGAAGAGGTGGAGATAGCGGAGTCAGCCGAGCCGGTGTGGATACCAAAGCTGCTGCTGGACGCAGGCATGGTGAAATCGACCTCGGATGGTCGGCGCATGATTCAGCAGAATGCGGTGACCGTTGATGGGGAGAAGGTGGAGGATATCAACGCAACCATCGCTTGTCAGGGCAGTGTACTGCTTAAAGTGGGCAAGCGGCGATTCTGTCGGGTGCTGTTTACCTAA
- a CDS encoding transcriptional repressor, protein MVVIDNNYLIKVLIFFIETTMNAPASMIRLTTQRQIILEELSKVKTHPTASELYDMVRKRLPRIGLGTVYRNLELMAESGMILKIEVGGTQKRFDATTDEHYHIRCSVCGKVDDIDVPVVRELVAQAKESSAYLIQGHHVEFTGICRDCQQKQH, encoded by the coding sequence ATGGTAGTTATTGATAATAATTATTTAATAAAAGTTTTGATATTTTTTATTGAGACCACCATGAACGCACCCGCATCAATGATCCGCCTCACCACTCAACGGCAGATCATATTGGAAGAACTTTCCAAAGTAAAAACCCATCCCACAGCCAGCGAACTCTATGACATGGTTCGCAAACGCCTGCCGCGCATCGGTCTAGGCACGGTCTATCGCAACCTTGAGTTGATGGCTGAAAGTGGCATGATTCTGAAAATCGAAGTCGGTGGCACCCAAAAACGGTTCGACGCCACCACCGATGAGCATTACCACATTCGCTGTTCCGTTTGCGGTAAAGTCGATGATATCGACGTCCCGGTCGTCAGGGAGCTGGTTGCCCAAGCCAAAGAATCAAGTGCCTACCTCATTCAGGGCCACCATGTCGAATTCACGGGCATATGTCGGGATTGCCAGCAAAAACAGCATTAA
- a CDS encoding tRNA-dihydrouridine synthase family protein, giving the protein MRIGTLDIWPPLLLAPMAGLTHSALRTTVLQYGGVGLLSTEMLSAARLPAENAQISPYLVTTAAERPLSYQLLVAEEKQVQPAMARLQRIGADSIDLNLGCPAPQVRRMGGGSCLMDDPKRVQAIVAASRKATVTPLTAKIRLGENLDAGKLRDFCLMLAAEGIDMLTVHARLRRESFSRKPHWEWIAEVKRWIDIPVVANGGIDSVEAARLCLEQSGADGLMIGRAAASTPWIFAEIAREVYGVALARPDLNLPEIYASFAAGLIQRFQAERRLGRLKEFTHYFAKNYFFGHHLAARVQSSQSFDEALHRAESFFVANDPEHPLPDPFSPPKCEAEGCSSQIQGRENGP; this is encoded by the coding sequence ATGCGCATAGGAACCCTCGATATTTGGCCGCCTCTGTTGCTGGCGCCCATGGCCGGCCTGACCCATTCAGCCTTGCGAACAACCGTCCTTCAATACGGCGGAGTGGGCCTGCTCAGCACGGAAATGTTATCTGCCGCACGTCTTCCGGCGGAAAATGCGCAGATCTCTCCCTACCTCGTGACAACCGCTGCGGAAAGACCGCTTTCCTACCAACTGCTGGTTGCCGAGGAGAAGCAGGTTCAGCCGGCAATGGCGCGGCTGCAGCGTATTGGGGCGGACAGTATCGATCTCAATCTGGGCTGTCCTGCTCCGCAGGTGCGGCGGATGGGCGGTGGCAGTTGCCTCATGGATGATCCCAAACGGGTGCAAGCCATTGTCGCCGCCAGTCGAAAGGCCACAGTGACTCCGCTTACGGCAAAAATTCGTCTGGGTGAAAATCTGGATGCAGGCAAATTGCGTGATTTTTGCCTGATGTTGGCAGCTGAGGGCATAGATATGCTCACCGTACACGCCCGGCTGCGGCGGGAATCTTTTTCAAGAAAGCCGCATTGGGAATGGATTGCGGAGGTGAAAAGGTGGATCGATATTCCTGTGGTTGCCAACGGAGGGATCGATTCGGTGGAGGCGGCCAGGCTCTGCCTTGAGCAGAGCGGTGCGGACGGGTTGATGATAGGCCGGGCTGCAGCATCCACGCCTTGGATTTTTGCCGAGATAGCCAGAGAGGTATATGGGGTTGCACTGGCAAGGCCGGATCTGAATCTCCCCGAGATCTATGCCTCCTTTGCAGCCGGACTTATCCAGCGCTTTCAAGCCGAGCGTCGGCTTGGCCGACTCAAGGAGTTCACCCACTATTTTGCCAAGAATTACTTTTTCGGGCATCATCTCGCCGCCCGAGTCCAGTCCAGTCAGTCGTTTGACGAGGCGTTGCATCGCGCGGAAAGTTTTTTTGTCGCCAACGACCCGGAACATCCCTTGCCCGATCCGTTTTCTCCTCCTAAGTGCGAAGCGGAGGGTTGTAGTAGCCAAATCCAAGGAAGGGAAAACGGGCCTTGA